The Primulina eburnea isolate SZY01 chromosome 13, ASM2296580v1, whole genome shotgun sequence genome includes a region encoding these proteins:
- the LOC140810753 gene encoding uncharacterized protein, translated as MATRGNKGKGKEVAQESGAQNIGGNDRVPRGRRGRAAAEIAAKADAEVEQLVHQVDEMELAVARFQNMHPAKFFGNEGSDRAEGWLKHMEFLFNKVHYDADRRLTMAVLQLRDRAQRWWEATTSVLQQTGSQITWEVFRAKFLQEYAPPSYYSARESEFYRLVQGNMSVEEYARQLSALLTYVPHVAVSEKGKISKFLEELDYQIHAMVMAGSPATYAEAVDKAIGIEAGLKRGRQPQAPQMPSGGSFFQQVHHLFHLSSHTNSRNKNNSDQKENSLKRNISPVPLVRAVRKVQRVDSTP; from the coding sequence ATGGCAACTAGAGGAAATAAAGGGAAAGGAAAAGAAGTGGCTCAGGAGTCTGGGGCACAGAATATCGGAGGAAATGACAGAGTTCCTCGAGGTAGACGTGGGCGTGCTGCTGCAGAGATAGCCGCTAAAGCTGATGCAGAGGTAGAACAGTTAGTGCACCAAGTTGATGAAATGGAATTGGCTGTAGCTCGATTTCAGAATATGCATCCTGCGAAATTCTTTGGAAATGAAGGCAGTGATCGAGCAGAAGGATGGTTGAAACATATGGAATTCTTGTTCAACAAAGTACATTATGATGCTGATAGAAGGTTAACTATGGCAGTCCTCCAACTACGGGATCGTGCACAACGTTGGTGGGAGGCTACTACAAGTGTACTGCAGCAAACAGGCAGTCAGATTACTTGGGAGGTGTTTCGTGCTAAATTTCTCCAAGAATATGCTCCACCATCCTACTACTCAGCCAGAgaatctgaattttatcgactCGTTCAGGGTAATATGTCTGTGGAAGAATATGCTCGACAACTTTCTGCTCTTCTCACTTATGTACCACATGTGGCCGTGAGTGAAAAAgggaaaatttcaaaatttttggaagAACTGGACTACCAAATACATGCTATGGTTATGGCTGGATCGCCTGCAACTTATGCCGAAGCTGTTGACAAGGCGATTGGAATTGAAGCTGGATTGAAAAGGGGTAGACAACCACAGGCTCCACAAATGCCTAGTGGTGGTTCATTTTTTCAGCAGGTACACCATCTTTTCCATCTCAGCAGTCATACCAACAGCAGaaacaaaaacaattcagaccaAAAGGAAAACAGTTTAAAAAGAAATATCAGTCCAGTTCCTCTAGTTCGCGCAGTTCGCAAAGTGCAACGGGTGGACAGTACCCCATGA